CAACACAGCACGGTCACCATCAGCTGGCACCAGCACCGTAGCCACTACGCGCCGGCCAGATACCGCATGGAACGCATCCGCGACCACCGCTGGCACGATCGGTTCCCCGGCCTGCAGGCCTACCGCTGGCACGACAGTCACGGCGAAGGCTTCTGGTACCGCGGCCACCGCGTTAACGAAGGCGTATTCTTCTACAACGACGCCGACGAACTCGTCAGCATCGGCTTCATGCACAACGGCGCCTTCATCTTCATCCGCGACGACCACAGCGGCTTCGAAAACCGCGACAGCTTCTTCCTCTCGTGGTCGAGCCGGCACTGACGACTCCTTTTCCCTCCGATAAATATTTCCCCTTCGGGAAGGCTCGCGCCTTCCCCTTTCCTTTATCAGCCAAAAAAGGAATTTCCCTGCTTTATACAGAATATTTAGATAACAAACAAAAACGGAGGTGATCGCCCGTGAACCTCGCCTACGCGCTTATCGGCCCTCCCTCCTGCGGCAAATCCACCATCGCCAGGGAACTGACCAAATACGGCGTCACAGAAATCGTCGGCTACACCACCCGACCTCCCCGGCCAGGCGAACAGGACGGCGTCGACTACCGCTTCATCGACAAAGACACCTTCGCCAACACCGACCTGATCGAAAAAGTCACCTACTCCGGCCACTTCTACGGCCTCGGCAAAAAAGAAGTAATGGGCAAACTCGAAAAAAACCCCATCTGCGTCGTCGGCGTCGACCGCAACGGCTTCGACCAGCTTAAAAAACTCCTCGGGCAGCGGGTCGTATCCATATTCATCCTCATCGACGAAGCCACCATCATCGACCGCGTCATCGAACAGGGCGGCAACCCCGACACCGTTCAGGAAAGGATAAACTACGCCAAAACAACAGGAGAATTCGACCACTGGCAGATCGCCGACCATGTCGTCAAAAACACCGGCTCCCTTGAAAACACCGTCCGTCAGGTCATGGCGATAATGAAGCTCGTCGACCTCCGGTCGGCGACACCCCCGCCTCAACAATAAATATTATTAAAAAACAATATCTATAAATAAACTAAAATCAACTAAAAATCAAGAAGGTTTTTCCAATCCGAACGCATAATAATAATCAATATACCATCAGAAAAGGGAGGCTAACTCATGAAAGGCAACCCGAAACTTATCGAAACCCTCAACTCGCTCCTCGCCGACGAACTCACAGCCATCAACCAGTACATCGTCCACTCCGAGATGTGCGCTAACTGGGGCTACAGCAAGCTCCACGACCAATTCGAAAAACGGGCCATCGGCGAAATGAAACACGCCGAAACGCTCATCGCCCGCATCCTCTTCCTCGAGGGCATCCCCATCGTCTCCAAACTCAAAGACATCCACATCGGCGCCGACATCCCCAAACAACTCGCCAACGACCACGCCGCCGAAGAAGGCGCCATCGCCGCCTACAACGCCGCCATCAAGCTCGCCGGCGAAGTCAACGACTTCGCCACCCGCGAAATCCTCGAACACATCCTCCAGGACGAAGACGAGCACATCGACAAAATCGAAGAACTCCAGGACCAGGTTGGCCATATGACCCTGCCGATCTTCCTCACCACCCAAGTCTGATCCCGCAATCAAAAAACTCCCGAAGAAACTCTTCGGGAGTTTTTTTTGCCCCTGCCCTTCAAAATCAGCGGCGCAGCGCGAACTGGTGCGACGAAGGCCGCCAACCCTCGTGACCGAGGAAAATCTCGTCAGCATTCGCCTGCATCCCGTCGACCATCAGGCTGAACGTAAGATGGTTGCCGCCCATCACCTTAAAATCCAGGCCATCCACCGCCCCGGCCGTATGGAACTTGAAATGGATAACCTTCTTATTGTTATCCAGCCAAAAATGATCCCCGTACTCCAGCTTCTTGCCGTGGACCGCCGTAAAATGCCCGTCAGTCTTGATCGTGCCGCTGAACGGCAACGCGAACATCTTCGTATGCACCCTCATATGCATGCCGTCATTGTCGTGCCAGATAAAATACCCCCGCACATTCCCCTGCGCAAGCGCCGCCGGCACCCCCTCCACCGGCGCGTGCCAGGCCAGCGCCGTCCCGGCCGCCAATACCAGCGCCGCCACCAGCACCGCCACCGTAACCAGTCTCTTCACACCCATCACCCTTCCGCCATTTTGCTACTATCCTATACGCCAGCCCGCCCTTTTAGTACAGCCCCGGCAAATCCCCGCAAAAAAGCGCCCGGAGCGCCGCCGCTGCCTGCCGCCGCGATGTTGCCCCCGCCCCGGCGCTCCTGTCCATCACCCGGATAATTTATCCGCATGCAGGACAAATGTCATAATACATAGAATTTAGATATTAATCTTACACGCACGTTCAATTTTGCCCGTTTTTATCGAAAATTGCCCACCCATGGAGGCACCAACATGTGCAACCTCCGCAACGCCCTGCTCGCCGCGATCCTCAGCCTCATCCTCGTCGCCGGCTGCTCAGGCGCAGGCAACGCCCCCTCGCCCGCCAAACCCGGCGCCGACGCCAAGCCCGCCGCCTCCGGCCGCTTCATCGTCGCCGGCTCAGGCACCAACCTGCCCATCACCGGCAAACTCGCCGACGCCTACAACAAAAAAACGGGCGCCGCCGCTGTCGAAGTGCCGAAAAGCATCGGCACCGACGGAGCCGTCAAAGCCGTCCAGGCCGGCGCCCTCGAACTCGGCCTCGTCTCCCGGCCCCTCACCGACGCCGAAAAAGCCTCCGGCCTCGTCGAAATCCCCTACGCCCGCGTCGCCATAATCTTCGCCGCCCACCCTGGCGTCCCCGACACCGACATAAGCCACGACGACATCGTCAAAATCTATCGTGGCGAAAAAACCTCCTGGCGCGACGGCCGGCCCATCGTCGTCCTCATCCGCGGCATGCACGACAGCTCCAATATCATACTATACGGCCTCATCCCCGGCTATGCCGACGTCATAAAAGACTCCATCGCCCAAAAACGCTGGCAAGTAATGTACCACGACATCGACATGGCCGAAGCCCTCCGCGCCAAACAGGGCGCCTTCGGTCACACCGACTCCGCCGAAATCAAAATCAACGCCGGCATCAAACCACTCGCCATCGGCGGCGTCGCCCCCACCGACGACAACATCAGAAGCGGCCGCTACCCCTACGTCAAACCGCTCTCCTTCATCCACAAAGGCCCCCTCAGCGAACGCGCCACAGCCTTCATCGCCTTCGTCCACTCGCCTGAAGGCCAGACCATCATAACCGACAACGGCGGTACGCCGCTACAATAGGTGATAGCCAAGTGATAGACCGCATCGGCTTCTCCCGGCAATTCGCCAAAAGAATGCGCCTCCTCGCGGTGGTGACCTGGATCATCATCAGCATTGCTATGCCCGCCACCTACCTTGCCCTCAGCTACGGCGACCGCCACCGTTCCGCCGACCTGCGCGGCGAACTCCTCGCCGACAACATCAAACAAGCCATCCACGACAACCCCGAACTCTGGCACTTCGACATCCCGCGCTTCCTCGAAGTCGCCCACCGGTTCCCCGACTCCGAGCCCATCGTCTCCGTCCGGATCTTCACCGACACCGGCGTCCTCGCCTACGAGGAAAAATCCGGCCCGGCCGCCATCCTCGACATGACCACCCGCACCCCCATCAGATACAACAACCGCGTCTACGGCACCCTCGAAATCGTCGAAAGCATCGACCACCTCTTCCTCTCCTCCTTCCTCGCCCTCAGCCTCTTCTGCCTGCTCGGCGCCGCCATCGCCTACACCATATACCGCTTCCCGCTCGGCATCGTCCTCGCCGCCGAGCGGAAAATCTACGGCGTTGTCGACGAACTGCAGCACTCCCGCGACGACCTGCGCCGGCTCGCCGACCGCGACGCCAAAACCCGCCTCTACAACACCGCCTACATGATCGAACAGCTCAAAACCGAAATCGACGTGGCCGACGAACACAGCGCCCCCTTCTCCGTCCTCATGCTCGACATCGACTACTTTAAAAAATACAACGACAAATTCGGCCACGTCCAAGGCGACGTCCTGCTCACCCAGCTCGCCGACCTCCTTACGCGCCTCACCCGCAGCCGCGACACCCTCGGCCGCTTCGGCGGCGAGGAATTCCTCCTCCTCATGCGCGGCGCCGGCGAGGACGAAGCCCGCGAAGCGGCCTTTCGCCTCCAGCGGGCCGTCTCCACCCACGGCTTCCCCGGCGAAGACAGCCAGCCGGGCGGCCGGCTAACCGTCAGCATCGGCCTCATCGCCTACCGGCCCGGCATGACCGCCGAACAAATGCTCCACCACGCCGACGGGGCCATGTACGCCGCCAAAGAAGCGGGACGCAACCAGGTCTGCATAAGCGACGGCCAAACCTTCACCAGGGACGGCGACAAAATCATCCGCGTCGCCGACATCGCCTTCGCCAGCGACACCATCGGCCAGCTCATCGAAAAGCTCGAAACCGCCTCCCGCCGGCAGATACCCTCCGCTCACGTCTCCACCCTCATGGGCTTCCTCAAAGCCCTCGACTCGCGGGAAAGCAACACCGCCCAACACTCCCTCCTCGTCAACAAAATCGCCATGTCCATCGGCCAAAACATGGGCCTCTCCGAAAAAGAACTCCTCCAGCTCAACTGGGGCACCCTTCTCCACGACATCGGCAAACTCGCCATAGCCGACTCCATCCTCCTCAAACCCGGCTCCCTCACCCCCGAAGAATACGAAGCCGTCAAACTCCACCCCACCTTCGGCTACGACCTCCTCAAAAACAACGACTATCTCGACGCCGCCAACAAAATCATCCTCTACCACCACGAGCGCTGGGACGGCGACGGTTACCCCTACGGCCTCAAAGGCACCCAGATACCCTACCTCGCGCGCATCTGCGCCGTCGCCGACGCCGCCGCCTCCATGGCCGAAGACCGGCCCTACCGCAAAGCCCTCACCCCCGCAGGCATCGTCGCCGAAATCCGGCGCAACGCCCAAACCCAGTTCGACCCCGGCATCGTCGCCGTCTTCGGCATCCTCGCCTCCT
The sequence above is a segment of the Sporomusaceae bacterium genome. Coding sequences within it:
- the bfr gene encoding bacterioferritin; translation: MKGNPKLIETLNSLLADELTAINQYIVHSEMCANWGYSKLHDQFEKRAIGEMKHAETLIARILFLEGIPIVSKLKDIHIGADIPKQLANDHAAEEGAIAAYNAAIKLAGEVNDFATREILEHILQDEDEHIDKIEELQDQVGHMTLPIFLTTQV
- a CDS encoding substrate-binding domain-containing protein, with protein sequence MCNLRNALLAAILSLILVAGCSGAGNAPSPAKPGADAKPAASGRFIVAGSGTNLPITGKLADAYNKKTGAAAVEVPKSIGTDGAVKAVQAGALELGLVSRPLTDAEKASGLVEIPYARVAIIFAAHPGVPDTDISHDDIVKIYRGEKTSWRDGRPIVVLIRGMHDSSNIILYGLIPGYADVIKDSIAQKRWQVMYHDIDMAEALRAKQGAFGHTDSAEIKINAGIKPLAIGGVAPTDDNIRSGRYPYVKPLSFIHKGPLSERATAFIAFVHSPEGQTIITDNGGTPLQ
- a CDS encoding diguanylate cyclase; the protein is MIDRIGFSRQFAKRMRLLAVVTWIIISIAMPATYLALSYGDRHRSADLRGELLADNIKQAIHDNPELWHFDIPRFLEVAHRFPDSEPIVSVRIFTDTGVLAYEEKSGPAAILDMTTRTPIRYNNRVYGTLEIVESIDHLFLSSFLALSLFCLLGAAIAYTIYRFPLGIVLAAERKIYGVVDELQHSRDDLRRLADRDAKTRLYNTAYMIEQLKTEIDVADEHSAPFSVLMLDIDYFKKYNDKFGHVQGDVLLTQLADLLTRLTRSRDTLGRFGGEEFLLLMRGAGEDEAREAAFRLQRAVSTHGFPGEDSQPGGRLTVSIGLIAYRPGMTAEQMLHHADGAMYAAKEAGRNQVCISDGQTFTRDGDKIIRVADIAFASDTIGQLIEKLETASRRQIPSAHVSTLMGFLKALDSRESNTAQHSLLVNKIAMSIGQNMGLSEKELLQLNWGTLLHDIGKLAIADSILLKPGSLTPEEYEAVKLHPTFGYDLLKNNDYLDAANKIILYHHERWDGDGYPYGLKGTQIPYLARICAVADAAASMAEDRPYRKALTPAGIVAEIRRNAQTQFDPGIVAVFGILASCVLPAVADARLMNEIKTVPGA